GAGCACAAGCCTTACTGCTCAAAGATATGCTGTATGTACACTGCAAAGCATGCCATGCTTTTCAAGCACAAAGTCCACGATGGAAACGCATATGTATTCTACATTGATGTTAGGACTGCTGGAAAGGACTATGAGGAGTTTTATTACAGGACAACAGAAGAAGACCATGCGTTATACACTCGAGGTAAAGTTTCAAAAATATTTGAAGATGACGATAAGGTCGTTGTATGGGGAGTTGACACACTCACAGGCAAAAAAGTTGAGGTAAGAGCTGATCTCGCTGTATTGGCAATGGCAATTGAGCCATCAAATGGCATTATGGAGCTTAAGCAAAAATTAAAAATCGCAGTTGACGAAAATGGTTTTTTGAAGGAAGCTCACCCAAAATTAAGGCCAGTTGAAAGCATG
This region of Methanofastidiosum sp. genomic DNA includes:
- a CDS encoding 4Fe-4S dicluster domain-containing protein, which gives rise to EHKPYCSKICCMYTAKHAMLFKHKVHDGNAYVFYIDVRTAGKDYEEFYYRTTEEDHALYTRGKVSKIFEDDDKVVVWGVDTLTGKKVEVRADLAVLAMAIEPSNGIMELKQKLKIAVDENGFLKEAHPKLRPVESMTSGIFFAGAAQGPKDIPESVSQAGAAASKVLSMFSSDFLQKEPLICEIDEDVCSGCGVCITLCPYGALEAEITTKEGKEAKRSKLNEALCQGCGTCSSACPSGAATMKNDDSKNMFKMIEVILE